In the genome of Haemophilus pittmaniae, one region contains:
- a CDS encoding DUF5377 family protein codes for MTKHVELFNNTWNVRISDPGEEGAQSHFFETVYLILTAHLEETIRYEFVRRVEDQVKIKRDFTDLQELFKFLGDYLDPVSLGLLGVKIGNLGVTIE; via the coding sequence ATGACAAAGCACGTCGAACTATTTAATAATACTTGGAATGTACGGATCAGTGATCCCGGTGAAGAAGGCGCGCAAAGCCACTTCTTTGAAACCGTTTATTTAATCTTAACCGCCCATTTGGAAGAAACCATCCGTTATGAGTTTGTCCGTCGAGTAGAAGACCAAGTAAAAATTAAGCGTGACTTTACGGATTTGCAGGAATTATTTAAATTTTTAGGGGATTATTTGGATCCCGTGTCCTTAGGTTTGTTGGGCGTTAAAATTGGCAATTTAGGTGTCACCATCGAATAA
- the bamC gene encoding outer membrane protein assembly factor BamC, which translates to MKKLLLGIVIAAVLTGCSSDPEKLQTANDSYQKYAEDVPGFSPLNSGGVTLPRQSNLYELPAEIKKGATVDIRPPSTPLAIIKNSLTQFDGERALIVYSDQQAAVYNLQQVQRLLKEDGINSNINGLVLLSDWAPTGRADDSAGTEIRYKIEQINANGASALAVSVQQMRRDGVIFTPDVAAKQRYTSDRLNRLVAALTEAYNKQQQDLSSTVVGAFQSGLITDNNGRLALAMDATFAQAWSKLASALPQLGFDTVSEVAGRGQRELKYKPLDKSEWLRFGVSRPDLEKGTYHLQISAVGKQSAAVLSDEDGKALNEDAAKAVYNALAQLLAH; encoded by the coding sequence ATGAAAAAATTATTATTAGGTATTGTTATTGCTGCTGTATTGACTGGTTGCTCAAGCGATCCGGAGAAACTACAAACGGCTAATGATAGTTATCAGAAATATGCTGAAGATGTACCCGGTTTTTCTCCATTAAATAGCGGTGGAGTGACTTTACCGCGTCAATCTAATCTTTATGAATTGCCGGCGGAAATTAAAAAAGGAGCTACGGTAGATATTCGTCCGCCTTCAACACCATTGGCAATTATTAAAAATTCCCTAACCCAGTTTGATGGTGAGCGTGCGTTGATCGTGTATTCCGACCAACAGGCCGCGGTATATAACTTACAGCAGGTACAACGTTTATTAAAAGAAGATGGCATTAACTCCAATATCAATGGCTTGGTTTTGCTCTCTGATTGGGCTCCAACCGGTCGTGCGGATGATTCTGCCGGTACGGAAATCCGCTATAAAATTGAACAGATAAATGCTAATGGTGCGAGTGCTTTGGCTGTCTCCGTGCAACAAATGCGTCGTGATGGTGTTATTTTTACTCCGGATGTGGCGGCTAAACAACGTTATACTTCCGATCGCTTAAACCGTTTAGTGGCGGCCCTTACTGAAGCCTATAACAAGCAGCAACAGGATTTAAGTTCGACAGTCGTAGGTGCATTCCAATCCGGTTTGATTACCGATAATAATGGTCGTTTAGCGTTGGCAATGGATGCCACATTTGCTCAGGCTTGGAGTAAATTGGCTTCGGCATTACCGCAATTAGGCTTTGATACAGTGTCTGAAGTGGCAGGTCGTGGTCAACGTGAATTGAAATATAAACCCTTGGATAAATCAGAATGGTTGCGTTTTGGTGTGAGTCGTCCTGATTTGGAGAAGGGCACTTATCATTTACAGATTTCCGCAGTTGGTAAGCAAAGTGCTGCAGTGTTAAGTGATGAAGATGGCAAAGCATTAAATGAAGATGCGGCTAAAGCAGTTTATAATGCTTTGGCACAATTGTTAGCCCATTAA
- the dapA gene encoding 4-hydroxy-tetrahydrodipicolinate synthase, translating into MSTSYPLFSGSIVALITPMDGHGEVDFQTLEKLVNFHIEAGTDAIVSVGTTGESATLSIDENVKVVKKTVEFAKGRIPVIAGAGANATSEAIIMTKLLHDSGVAGCLSVVPYYNKPTQEGMYQHFKAIAECTDLPQLLYNVPGRTGSDMQPETVARLAEISNIVGIKEATGDVSRIQKIKQLAGNEFIVLSGDDATGLQAMQLGAEGVISVTNNLAAKDMTEMCHLARNGKFAEAEVINQRLARLHHDLFLEGNPIPVKWAAYRLGLIPVPNLRLPLTVLSEGAQVKVEEALKIAGLI; encoded by the coding sequence ATGTCCACGTCTTATCCTTTATTTTCAGGCAGTATCGTTGCGCTTATTACACCAATGGATGGTCACGGTGAAGTTGATTTCCAAACACTTGAGAAGTTGGTGAATTTCCATATTGAAGCCGGTACCGATGCAATTGTATCTGTAGGAACTACTGGCGAGTCTGCAACATTGAGTATCGATGAAAATGTGAAGGTAGTGAAAAAGACGGTGGAATTTGCTAAAGGACGTATTCCGGTGATTGCCGGTGCTGGCGCAAATGCAACCAGTGAAGCAATTATCATGACGAAATTATTACATGATAGCGGTGTTGCGGGCTGCCTCTCTGTGGTGCCTTACTACAATAAACCAACCCAAGAGGGGATGTACCAACATTTTAAAGCCATTGCCGAATGTACTGATTTACCGCAATTGCTTTATAACGTACCGGGCCGTACCGGTAGCGATATGCAACCGGAAACCGTAGCCCGTTTGGCGGAAATCAGCAATATTGTGGGTATCAAAGAAGCTACCGGTGATGTGTCCCGTATTCAAAAAATTAAACAATTAGCTGGCAATGAATTTATCGTGTTAAGCGGTGATGATGCTACCGGTTTGCAGGCGATGCAATTAGGTGCTGAAGGGGTGATCTCTGTGACCAATAACTTAGCGGCGAAGGATATGACAGAGATGTGTCATTTGGCGCGTAATGGTAAATTTGCCGAGGCTGAGGTGATTAACCAACGTTTAGCCCGTCTACACCATGATTTATTCTTGGAAGGTAATCCGATCCCGGTGAAATGGGCTGCTTATCGTTTAGGTTTAATTCCTGTACCGAATTTACGTTTACCATTAACTGTACTCAGCGAAGGTGCTCAGGTAAAAGTAGAAGAAGCATTAAAAATCGCCGGTTTAATTTAA
- the bcp gene encoding thioredoxin-dependent thiol peroxidase yields MKTLQAGDNAPQFTLLNQDNQTISLADFHGQKVLVYFYPKALTPGCTTQACGLRDSKSELEKLGVVILGISPDSPKKLAQFKEKKELNFMLLADETHQVAEQFGVWGEKKFMGKTYDGIHRISFLIDEQGKILKVFDKFKTGEHHKIVLEYLQG; encoded by the coding sequence ATGAAAACATTGCAAGCCGGCGACAATGCGCCGCAATTCACCTTACTCAATCAAGACAATCAAACTATTTCCTTGGCGGATTTTCACGGACAAAAAGTGCTCGTTTATTTTTATCCGAAAGCCCTCACCCCGGGATGTACAACACAAGCCTGTGGTTTGCGCGACAGCAAAAGCGAATTGGAAAAACTAGGCGTAGTCATTTTAGGCATTAGCCCTGACAGCCCGAAAAAACTGGCGCAATTCAAAGAAAAAAAAGAGCTAAATTTCATGCTATTAGCGGATGAAACCCATCAAGTGGCTGAGCAATTCGGCGTTTGGGGAGAAAAGAAATTCATGGGCAAAACCTATGACGGTATCCATCGTATTAGCTTTCTCATTGATGAACAGGGAAAAATCCTCAAGGTTTTCGATAAATTCAAAACCGGTGAACACCACAAAATCGTCCTTGAATATTTGCAAGGCTAA
- a CDS encoding DUF1294 domain-containing protein, whose translation MWKDKVRAVRHGWRISEKTFFLLSLCGGFIGVYCAMQRFHHKTKHFSFKFIVILSALIWLILIPCGYFFF comes from the coding sequence ATGTGGAAAGATAAAGTCCGCGCAGTTCGTCATGGCTGGCGAATTTCGGAAAAAACCTTCTTTCTACTCAGCCTATGCGGTGGTTTTATTGGTGTTTATTGTGCTATGCAACGCTTTCATCATAAAACCAAACACTTCAGTTTTAAATTTATCGTGATTCTCAGCGCTTTGATTTGGCTGATCTTAATCCCTTGCGGATATTTCTTTTTTTAA
- the glyA gene encoding serine hydroxymethyltransferase, whose product MFKKSMNIADYDPVLWQAIQDENRRQEEHIELIASENYASPRVMEAQGSQFTNKYAEGYPGKRYYGGCEYADIVEQLAIDRAKELFGADYVNVQPHSGSQANAAVYGALINAGDTILGMDLAHGGHLTHGAKVSFSGKIYHSVLYGITADGLIDYEDVRQKALEHKPKMIVAGFSAYSQVVDWKKMREIADEVGAYLFVDMAHVAGLIAAGLYPNPLPYAHVVTTTTHKTLGGPRGGLILSSCGDEELYKRLQSSVFPANQGGPLVHIIAAKAVCFKEALEPAYKEYQANVIKNAKAMVEVFKQRGYDVVSNGTENHLFLVSFIKQGLTGKAADAALGKANITVNKNSVPNDPQKPFVTSGIRVGTPAVTRRGFNEQDCRELAGWMCDVLDSLGKENEEQVIAATKEKVLAICKRLPVYA is encoded by the coding sequence ATGTTTAAAAAAAGTATGAACATCGCTGATTACGATCCGGTTCTATGGCAAGCCATTCAGGACGAAAATCGTCGTCAAGAAGAGCATATCGAGCTTATCGCATCTGAAAACTATGCCAGTCCACGCGTAATGGAAGCGCAGGGTTCACAGTTTACCAACAAATATGCGGAAGGCTATCCGGGTAAACGTTACTATGGTGGTTGTGAGTACGCAGACATTGTGGAACAGTTGGCAATTGATCGCGCGAAAGAATTATTTGGTGCGGATTATGTGAACGTGCAACCACACTCTGGTTCACAAGCCAATGCGGCGGTCTATGGTGCATTAATCAACGCTGGCGATACTATTTTAGGGATGGATTTAGCGCATGGTGGTCACCTAACTCACGGGGCGAAAGTAAGCTTCTCCGGTAAAATTTATCATTCTGTGCTTTACGGCATCACCGCTGACGGTTTGATCGACTATGAGGATGTGCGTCAAAAAGCCTTAGAACACAAACCGAAAATGATCGTTGCCGGTTTCTCCGCATATTCCCAAGTAGTAGACTGGAAAAAAATGCGCGAAATCGCTGATGAAGTGGGTGCGTATCTGTTCGTCGATATGGCACACGTTGCGGGTTTAATTGCAGCTGGTTTATATCCAAACCCATTACCATATGCACACGTTGTGACAACGACCACCCATAAAACCTTAGGTGGCCCACGTGGTGGTTTAATCCTTTCTTCTTGCGGTGATGAAGAGCTTTATAAACGCTTACAATCTTCTGTTTTCCCTGCAAACCAAGGTGGTCCATTAGTTCATATTATTGCGGCTAAAGCAGTATGTTTCAAAGAAGCATTAGAACCTGCTTACAAAGAATACCAAGCGAACGTGATTAAAAATGCCAAAGCGATGGTGGAAGTGTTTAAACAACGTGGTTATGACGTGGTTTCTAACGGCACAGAAAACCACTTATTCTTAGTGAGCTTCATCAAACAAGGTTTAACCGGTAAAGCCGCTGATGCAGCGTTAGGTAAAGCGAATATCACCGTTAATAAAAACTCTGTACCAAACGATCCACAAAAACCATTCGTGACTTCCGGTATTCGTGTTGGTACACCGGCGGTAACCCGTCGTGGCTTTAACGAACAGGATTGTCGTGAGTTAGCCGGCTGGATGTGCGATGTGTTAGATTCACTAGGCAAAGAAAACGAAGAACAAGTGATTGCTGCGACCAAAGAAAAAGTATTGGCGATCTGCAAACGCTTGCCGGTTTACGCATAA
- a CDS encoding DUF711 family protein, producing MDYKNKELCRIRTISFFLTLHKDKTQWEDTLYSVKRDVDLLLPAVQKAGYTLQSIRVITNPFGEYLDLTNLQTAKADLQYLTELLNKFNESGIRIRFAIGAARNKEEIALLPELIAAYGDLCNACVNVPLDENGVLDNELIEQSVYAVQRIANITPRGEGNFNFTVNFNCKPFIPYFPAGYHLSHLPNSFVIGLETPDLLVEVLKSVPKSSHNQFYADCYRAMSQALQYHVDQVLEMLSAVKLSGEFEFAGIDSSAAPSKNCSSMTKIYELMGLPYFGAAGSVEISALLTKVFKSIQRVPLVGFSGLMLAVTEDLGLAEGTQKQYFDIRALLTYSAVCGIGLDTVPVSGNAKAESIAAIMRDTGTMAFRLNKPLTVRLFPIPNKAAGEISEFESDDLCNCRLLHIPD from the coding sequence ATGGATTATAAAAATAAGGAATTATGTCGTATTCGCACAATCAGTTTTTTTCTGACGTTACATAAAGATAAAACGCAATGGGAAGACACCCTTTATTCAGTTAAACGTGATGTAGATTTGTTATTACCAGCCGTGCAGAAAGCAGGTTATACCTTGCAATCGATTCGGGTCATAACCAATCCTTTTGGTGAATATTTGGATTTAACCAATTTGCAGACAGCAAAAGCAGATTTGCAGTATTTAACGGAGTTACTGAATAAATTTAATGAAAGTGGAATTCGTATTCGATTTGCAATAGGCGCGGCGAGAAATAAAGAGGAAATTGCGTTATTGCCAGAGTTAATCGCAGCTTATGGCGACTTGTGTAATGCTTGTGTTAATGTGCCATTAGATGAAAATGGCGTGTTAGATAATGAACTTATCGAACAATCTGTTTATGCGGTACAACGAATTGCAAATATCACACCACGTGGCGAAGGTAATTTTAACTTTACGGTGAATTTTAACTGCAAGCCATTTATTCCTTATTTCCCCGCCGGTTATCATCTAAGTCATTTACCAAATAGTTTTGTCATAGGGTTAGAAACACCTGATTTATTAGTCGAAGTATTAAAATCTGTACCAAAATCGTCTCATAATCAATTTTATGCGGATTGTTATCGAGCGATGTCGCAAGCGCTGCAATATCATGTAGATCAAGTATTAGAGATGCTAAGTGCGGTCAAATTATCAGGTGAATTTGAATTTGCAGGCATTGATAGTTCGGCGGCACCATCGAAAAATTGTTCATCCATGACAAAAATCTATGAATTAATGGGATTGCCATATTTTGGTGCGGCTGGTTCAGTAGAGATTTCTGCGTTACTGACAAAAGTGTTTAAATCAATCCAACGCGTACCATTAGTTGGGTTTTCTGGATTAATGTTGGCGGTGACAGAAGATTTGGGCTTAGCGGAAGGTACACAAAAACAATATTTTGATATTCGAGCTTTACTGACTTATAGCGCCGTATGTGGTATCGGTTTAGATACGGTTCCGGTGTCGGGAAATGCTAAGGCTGAAAGCATAGCGGCTATTATGCGAGACACCGGGACGATGGCATTTCGCTTAAATAAACCGCTAACTGTGCGTTTATTCCCAATTCCAAATAAGGCTGCAGGTGAAATATCAGAATTTGAAAGTGATGATTTGTGTAACTGCCGCCTTTTACATATTCCAGATTGA
- the purD gene encoding phosphoribosylamine--glycine ligase: MNILIIGNGGREHALAWKAAQSPLADKVFVAPGNAGTALEQKVENVNIAATDIPALVKFAQDKQIGLTIVGPEAPLVIGVVDAFRAAGLKIFGPTQAAAQLEGSKAFTKDFLARHKIPTAEYQNFTEVEPALAYLREKGAPIVVKADGLAAGKGVIVAMTLQEAEDAVRDMLSGNAFGEAGSRVVIEEFLDGEEASFIVMVDGKNVEPMATSQDHKRVGENDTGLNTGGMGAYSPAPVVTPEIHDRIMREVIYPTVNGMEEEGNVYTGFLYAGLMIMPNGQPKVIEFNCRFGDPETQPIMLRLESDLVGLCLKACDGKLDEVESQWNPQASLGIVLAAEGYPGDYRKGDVISGLPQSAVENEKVFLAGVAEKEGKLVTNGGRVLCVTALGKSVFEAQQKALKLAEQIQWTGRFYRRDIGYRAVAREQ; this comes from the coding sequence ATGAACATCCTCATCATCGGAAATGGCGGTCGTGAACACGCCTTGGCTTGGAAAGCAGCACAATCTCCATTAGCAGACAAAGTTTTTGTCGCACCGGGCAATGCAGGTACAGCATTAGAACAAAAAGTTGAAAACGTGAATATCGCTGCGACAGATATCCCTGCCTTAGTGAAATTTGCTCAAGATAAGCAAATTGGGCTCACGATTGTTGGCCCTGAAGCACCTTTGGTGATTGGGGTAGTCGATGCATTTCGGGCAGCAGGATTGAAAATTTTTGGCCCAACTCAAGCAGCTGCGCAATTGGAAGGCTCAAAGGCATTCACCAAAGATTTCCTCGCTCGTCATAAAATCCCAACGGCAGAATATCAAAACTTCACCGAAGTAGAACCTGCATTGGCGTACTTACGTGAGAAAGGTGCGCCAATTGTCGTAAAAGCAGATGGTTTGGCTGCGGGCAAAGGTGTGATCGTTGCAATGACATTGCAAGAAGCGGAAGACGCTGTGCGTGATATGCTTTCCGGCAATGCCTTTGGGGAAGCGGGTAGTCGGGTTGTGATTGAAGAGTTTCTAGATGGTGAGGAAGCCAGCTTTATCGTGATGGTGGACGGTAAAAACGTCGAACCTATGGCTACCAGCCAAGATCATAAACGCGTAGGCGAAAACGACACTGGTTTGAATACCGGCGGTATGGGGGCGTATTCACCTGCACCAGTGGTGACACCAGAAATTCATGATCGCATTATGCGAGAAGTGATTTATCCAACGGTCAATGGTATGGAAGAAGAAGGCAATGTTTACACCGGTTTCTTGTATGCAGGACTAATGATCATGCCGAATGGCCAGCCGAAAGTGATTGAATTTAACTGTCGTTTTGGCGATCCGGAAACGCAACCGATTATGCTGCGTCTCGAATCGGATCTGGTTGGACTTTGTCTTAAAGCTTGTGATGGTAAATTGGACGAAGTGGAATCCCAATGGAACCCGCAAGCGTCCTTAGGCATTGTATTAGCGGCGGAGGGCTATCCGGGAGATTATCGCAAAGGTGATGTGATTAGCGGTTTACCACAAAGTGCGGTCGAAAATGAGAAAGTTTTTTTAGCTGGTGTAGCAGAAAAAGAAGGCAAATTAGTCACGAATGGTGGTCGCGTGCTTTGTGTTACTGCATTAGGTAAAAGCGTATTTGAAGCACAACAAAAAGCCTTAAAACTGGCTGAGCAAATTCAATGGACGGGGCGTTTTTATCGTCGCGATATTGGCTATCGAGCCGTGGCTCGCGAACAATAA
- the purH gene encoding bifunctional phosphoribosylaminoimidazolecarboxamide formyltransferase/IMP cyclohydrolase, whose translation MTDRPIRQALLSVSDKTGIVEFAQGLVQRGVKLLSTGGTAKLLEQHGLPVTEVSDYTGFPEMMDGRVKTLHPKVHGGILGRRGTDDAIMQQHGIEGIDMVVVNLYPFAATVAKPDCTLADAVENIDIGGPTMVRSAAKNHKDVAIVVNNNDFNAILAEMDKHQNSLTLETRFDLAIKAFEHTAQYDSMIANYFGQMVKPYHVAEEEDANAQCGQFPRTLNLNFVRKQTMRYGENSHQNAAFYVDLNVKEASVATAHQLQGKALSYNNIADTDAALECVKEFDEPACVIVKHANPCGVALGKDILEAYNRAYQTDPTSAFGGIIAFNRELDEKTATEIVERQFVEVIIAPKVSAEAQEVVKRKKNVRLLECGEWTSRSERLDFKRVNGGLLVQDADLGMVGLDDLKVVSKRQPTEQELKDLLFCWKVAKFVKSNAIVYAKDNQTIGIGAGQMSRVYSAKIAGIKAQDEGLTVAGCVMASDAFFPFRDGIDAAAKVGIQCVIHPGGSMRDQEVIDAADEHNMVMVLTGMRHFRH comes from the coding sequence ATGACAGATCGTCCAATTCGTCAGGCGTTATTAAGTGTTTCTGATAAAACCGGTATTGTAGAATTTGCCCAAGGCCTAGTGCAGCGTGGCGTTAAACTACTTTCTACCGGCGGTACCGCGAAATTGTTGGAACAACACGGCTTGCCGGTCACCGAAGTTTCCGATTACACGGGATTTCCGGAGATGATGGACGGTCGCGTGAAAACCCTGCATCCTAAAGTTCATGGCGGGATTCTTGGTCGCCGTGGTACGGATGATGCCATCATGCAACAACATGGTATTGAGGGCATTGATATGGTGGTTGTGAATTTATATCCGTTTGCCGCTACCGTGGCTAAGCCTGATTGCACCTTGGCTGATGCGGTAGAAAATATCGATATCGGTGGCCCAACAATGGTGCGCTCTGCCGCGAAAAACCATAAAGATGTGGCGATCGTGGTGAATAATAATGATTTCAACGCTATTCTTGCGGAAATGGATAAACACCAAAACAGCCTAACGCTTGAAACCCGTTTTGACCTTGCGATTAAAGCATTTGAACATACCGCTCAATATGACTCCATGATTGCTAACTACTTTGGACAAATGGTGAAACCGTATCATGTAGCAGAGGAAGAAGATGCCAATGCGCAATGTGGTCAATTCCCACGGACTTTAAACCTTAACTTCGTACGTAAACAAACCATGCGTTACGGCGAGAATTCCCATCAAAATGCGGCCTTCTACGTTGATTTAAATGTGAAAGAAGCGAGCGTGGCTACGGCTCACCAACTCCAAGGTAAAGCCTTGTCTTACAATAATATTGCAGATACCGATGCGGCACTTGAATGCGTGAAAGAATTTGATGAGCCGGCTTGTGTGATCGTTAAACACGCAAATCCATGCGGTGTAGCTTTAGGTAAAGATATTTTAGAAGCCTACAACCGCGCTTACCAAACCGATCCAACTTCTGCATTTGGTGGCATTATTGCTTTCAACCGTGAATTAGATGAAAAGACCGCGACTGAAATCGTGGAACGCCAATTCGTTGAAGTGATTATTGCACCGAAAGTTTCAGCTGAAGCGCAAGAAGTGGTGAAACGTAAGAAAAATGTTCGTTTGCTTGAATGCGGTGAATGGACTTCACGTTCTGAACGTTTAGATTTCAAACGTGTAAACGGCGGTTTATTGGTGCAAGATGCGGATTTAGGCATGGTTGGTTTGGATGATTTAAAAGTGGTGAGTAAACGTCAACCAACTGAACAGGAATTAAAAGATTTATTGTTCTGCTGGAAAGTCGCGAAATTTGTGAAATCCAATGCGATTGTTTATGCCAAAGATAATCAAACTATCGGTATTGGTGCCGGCCAAATGAGCCGCGTATATTCTGCGAAGATTGCGGGCATTAAGGCTCAGGATGAAGGTTTGACCGTAGCGGGTTGTGTGATGGCATCTGATGCATTCTTCCCATTCCGGGATGGTATTGATGCAGCGGCGAAAGTAGGTATTCAATGTGTTATCCATCCAGGTGGTTCAATGCGCGATCAAGAAGTGATTGATGCAGCGGATGAACATAATATGGTGATGGTATTAACTGGAATGCGTCATTTTAGACATTAA
- a CDS encoding DoxX family protein, producing MNATIEKIRPYALALLRWVTVYLFIWHATAKFWEFPISMTGGNGPVTDPMMVVGGIVEIVGSILLALGWFTRPAAFILSGQMFVGYFIAHVAYKGNVFMPLLNGGELALVYAILFFTFFLTGAGACSIDNRKRY from the coding sequence ATGAACGCTACTATTGAAAAAATTCGCCCTTATGCCCTTGCCCTATTACGTTGGGTTACCGTTTATTTGTTTATTTGGCATGCGACAGCAAAATTCTGGGAATTCCCGATTTCCATGACCGGTGGCAATGGTCCGGTAACAGATCCAATGATGGTTGTTGGCGGCATCGTTGAAATTGTGGGCTCGATTTTATTAGCCCTTGGCTGGTTTACCCGCCCAGCGGCATTTATTCTTTCTGGTCAAATGTTTGTTGGCTATTTTATTGCCCATGTGGCTTATAAAGGGAATGTCTTTATGCCATTATTGAACGGTGGTGAATTAGCCTTGGTGTACGCGATTTTATTCTTTACCTTCTTTTTAACCGGCGCGGGTGCATGTTCTATCGATAACCGCAAACGTTATTAA
- a CDS encoding protein-disulfide reductase DsbD produces MQRVFSFLLFCFFTLTAQSALFERGSNFLKVDDAFQLSVQQTAQQEALLLHWQVAEGYYLYRDKIQIRLVDQENVLSAPVFSQEPKSYQDPYFGQTFIFNQGFDAEVRVIQPPLAANSRLEVTYQGCTEGFCYPPETKEFDVVNLPVAQIPLSQDNKASNVMPASQQERLAAELNQSKWAILGFFLLGLGLAFTPCVLPMLPLLSAIVIGSQQRPNMWRALGLSVVYVQGMALTYTLLGLVVAAIGLPFQVALQHPAVMIGLSVIFVLLALSMFGLFNLQLPASWQTKLTLLSQRQQAGAFGGVFLMGMIAGLVASPCTSAPLSGALLYVAQSGDLLTGALTLYLLALGMGVPLILITLFGNKILPKSGMWMETVKKLFGFVMLALPVFLLSRILPEIWAPRLWALLGTAFFVWFALQMPKQGIGQLARIVFFGAAMVCVQPLQQWLWGTEAMQPKNAQAVFKRIHNTAELQQALADNSKPLVMLDLYADWCVACKEFDHQTFNDPAVQQAFEEVLLLQVDMTQNSPENQALMAQYQVLGLPTILFFDQQGNELKNARITGFMPPSDFLQWLEKIRH; encoded by the coding sequence ATGCAACGAGTTTTTTCTTTTTTGCTGTTTTGCTTTTTTACACTAACAGCGCAAAGCGCTCTTTTTGAGCGTGGTAGTAACTTTTTAAAAGTAGATGACGCATTTCAATTATCGGTTCAGCAAACGGCTCAGCAAGAGGCGTTATTACTGCATTGGCAAGTAGCTGAAGGTTATTATTTGTATCGGGATAAAATTCAAATTCGCTTGGTCGATCAAGAAAATGTCTTAAGCGCCCCTGTTTTTTCTCAAGAACCTAAGAGTTATCAAGATCCCTATTTTGGTCAAACCTTTATCTTCAATCAGGGATTTGATGCTGAAGTGCGTGTTATACAGCCACCGTTGGCTGCCAATAGTCGTTTGGAAGTAACTTATCAGGGGTGTACCGAAGGATTTTGTTACCCGCCGGAAACCAAAGAATTTGATGTGGTAAACCTTCCTGTAGCTCAAATACCGTTAAGCCAAGACAACAAGGCAAGCAATGTTATGCCAGCCTCCCAACAAGAGCGTTTGGCGGCCGAATTAAATCAAAGTAAATGGGCGATTTTGGGGTTCTTCCTATTAGGACTCGGCTTGGCATTCACCCCTTGCGTGCTACCGATGTTGCCATTGTTATCGGCCATCGTGATTGGTAGTCAACAACGGCCGAATATGTGGCGGGCATTGGGGTTAAGCGTGGTATATGTGCAAGGAATGGCGCTTACCTATACTTTGCTCGGTTTAGTGGTGGCGGCAATTGGTTTGCCATTCCAAGTTGCTCTACAACATCCAGCGGTGATGATTGGGCTTTCCGTCATTTTCGTCTTATTGGCCTTATCCATGTTTGGTCTGTTTAATCTGCAATTACCGGCAAGCTGGCAGACCAAACTAACCTTATTAAGCCAGCGTCAACAGGCCGGTGCATTCGGCGGCGTTTTCCTCATGGGCATGATTGCCGGGCTGGTAGCTTCACCTTGTACTTCAGCGCCGTTATCCGGAGCCTTGCTGTATGTTGCTCAAAGCGGAGATCTATTAACCGGAGCACTAACCTTGTATTTATTAGCGCTGGGTATGGGCGTGCCATTAATCCTAATCACCTTATTTGGTAATAAAATCTTGCCAAAATCAGGTATGTGGATGGAAACCGTGAAGAAGTTATTTGGTTTTGTGATGTTAGCTTTGCCGGTCTTTTTGCTTTCTCGCATTTTGCCGGAAATTTGGGCTCCACGTTTATGGGCCTTATTAGGCACTGCTTTTTTTGTGTGGTTTGCTCTACAAATGCCAAAACAAGGCATTGGTCAGCTAGCGCGAATTGTGTTTTTCGGTGCGGCGATGGTGTGTGTGCAACCGTTACAACAATGGTTGTGGGGAACTGAAGCTATGCAGCCAAAGAACGCGCAGGCAGTTTTTAAACGTATTCATAATACAGCCGAACTCCAGCAGGCGCTGGCGGACAATAGCAAACCTTTGGTGATGTTAGATTTATATGCAGATTGGTGTGTGGCTTGTAAGGAGTTCGACCATCAAACCTTCAATGATCCCGCGGTGCAACAGGCCTTTGAAGAGGTATTGTTATTGCAGGTGGATATGACACAAAACTCACCGGAAAATCAGGCGTTAATGGCGCAGTATCAGGTATTGGGCTTACCGACGATTCTGTTTTTTGATCAGCAAGGAAATGAGCTGAAAAATGCTCGAATTACCGGCTTTATGCCACCCTCTGATTTTCTGCAATGGTTAGAGAAAATTCGTCATTAG